The Sphingobacteriales bacterium region ATCCATCTGTTCTGATAAACCTCATTGAAAAGACGAAAAAAACAGGCAGGTTTATTCCGGTTTTATATTACAACAGTACGTTTAAGTCCAACCCGGAATATGTAAAGGTTTTAAATGCAGTTGCACGTCAAACCCGTTGCCTGACTGCTGATGTCTCCGGATGGTGGGAAGATTTTCCCCGCCCTGATGAAAACGGAATAGCTTCACCGGAATCATTTTCTAAGTTTTTTGATCTTTCTCAAAAACCTAAACTCAGTGTTTTGACGAAATTGAAAAGATGGCTGGTTTTCAGGCTTTATCTTGTTTTTACCTTTATTTTACCTGATGTTTTACTTCTTAAAATTAAATCCGCTTATGTCCGGCTGTTTAATCCTTATCTGCAATAAATTTCAGCAAGCATGACTAATTTTGCACTTAATCCCAATTATCCTTAATTTTGATAAAGATCCTTGTCATCAGTAATTATTCCAACAGCTTGTCATCAAGGCCGGAAGCTGAAATTTTCCTTTCACTGGACAAAAACAGATTTCAACTTACCGTCATGACTGATGAACATACCGAATACGCTGAAAAGTTCAGAGAATCAGGAATAAAGGTGATTCATTATATCCCCTTCAGAAAAGTCAGCAAAAAGGAAATAGCTTTCATCAGGAATGTGGTAAAGGAAGGAAAATATGACATCGTTCATGTTTTTACCGGAAAAGCCATCATCAACTGCATTCTGGCTGTCAGAAAACTGAAAACAAAGTTATTGCTTTACAGAGGCTATACCGGCAATATTCATTGGTACGATCCCCTGGCATATCTGAAATATCTGCATCCCCGTGTTGACGGGATTATCTGCAATTCAACATCTGTAAAACTGAGTATCGACCACAACAATCTCTTTTCCAAAAGAAAAACGGTCGTTATTACCAAAGGACATGATCCTTCATGGTACACAAATGTTTCTCCGGCTGATATTCATTCATTGGGAGTAAAAAAAGGCAGTTACGTTTTTATCACTTCGGGAAATGCACGCAAAATGAAGGGATTCAGGTATTTACTAAAGGCGATGGATATGCTTCCTGAAGATGCAGATATTCAGCTGATCATTGCCGGAGGAGACGAAAACTTCATTACAAAATTCAGCAGAAAGCTACATAAAAACAAAGAGAAGGTAATTTTTGCCGGATACAGGAAAGATTTATTATCGGTAGTAGCTGCCTGCGATGCCTTTATTTCTTCTTCTGTAAAAGGAGAATCATTTAATAAATCGCTTGCCGAAGCCATCATGTTGGGAAAACCCGCTATTATAACCGGTATTGAGGGAAATAAAGGGATGGTAATCCACGAAAAAACAGGTTTAATTGTCCCTGCACGAAACGCCCGTGCATTGGCAGATGCTATGTTACAGTTTTATCATCATCCTGAAAAATCCGCCTTGCTAGGCATTGAAGGAAAAGCTCACCTGTCGCAGAATTATTCCTTCCATTCAACAGTCCGTCAGTACGAATACTATTATACATCACTGATTGACAAGTAATTATCGTTTTCAATTATTCCCTAAAAAAAAAGAAAATTATTGGCTTGTTTTTTCAGGAAAAAGAATAACTTTGCCACTCAAAAATTTAATAAAATTTTGACCAAAAACGAAGATAATGGGTAAAGGAGATCCAAAAACGAAAAGAGGAAAAATTTTCCGCCACAGTTATGGAAAATATAGAAAAAGAAAAGCACAAACAGCACTGAAAGCTACTGCACCATCAGAAGAAATCAGGGAAATGGTAAGCGAGGAAGATGTAGCTGAAGTAACCAAGAAAGTTGAAAAGAAAGTAGCTGAAAAAGTAAGCAAAGCCAAAAAACCTGCACCCAAAAAGGCTAAAAAAGAAAATCCTGAAACTGAAAATTCTGCAGAACAAGAAGAGCAGACCCCAGCAACAGAATAAATTCATTTACTCAGTTTTCCAACCTTTTTAAGCCTCTCAAATACTTTTTCGCTATGGGGGGCATCTTTAAATTCATCGGTTAAATCCTGACCAGCCCAATGTTCGTAATGCATGCCACGCTTCCAGTAACGGCTGTTCGTTACATCGTAAACAATTCCTTTGAAAGCAATCCATATTTCCGGCAAATCCTGTCCGTTCCGGAGGGCAAGCTGGGCGCGGGTATAAAGTTTTTCATGCTCCTGCATCGACAATATGATTGCTGATTAAATATTCAAGTATCTGAACGGCATTCGTGGCCGCTCCCTTTCTGACATTATCAGCTACTATCCACATATTCAAACCGTTGTTGCGGTACAAGTCTTTTCTGAGTCTTCCGACAAAAACTTCATCCCTGTCGAATGAGGTTAACGGCATTGGATAAATGTTCGAAGCAGGATCATCCTGAACCACTATCCCTGCTGAGTTTTTAAGTATCTCAGTAACCTCTGCCATGTCAATATCTTTTTCAAATTCGAGATTGACACTTTCGGAATGACCCCCGACTACCGGAACCCTGACCACCGTAGCTGAAACTTCAAGCTCAGGAAGGTTCATAATTTTACGGCTTTCTTCGACCAGCTTTATTTCTTCGGTAGTATATCCGTTGTCATAAAATTTTCCACCATGTGGCAGACAATTCATATCGATAGGATATGGATAAACCTTTTCAACATTCACTTGTCTTCTTTCCCCGAAAAGCTGATTGATTCCTTTCATTCCCGTACCGGATACTGACTGGTAGGTGGAAATAATCATCCTTTTCAAGCCGTAGCGAAGGTGAAGGGGATAAGCTGCCACTACCAACTGAATGGTCGAGCAGTTCGGGTTGGCAATGATCAGGCTATGAATATTCAGTACTGAACCGTTAACTTCAGGAACGACAAGGGGAATATTTTCATTCATGCGCCATGCTGAAGAATTGTCAATTACAAAACATCCCTGCCCGGCAAAGATGGGGGCATACTGAAGCGAGGCTTCCGCACCTGCTGAAAAAAGAGCCACATCCGGCTTTAATTTTATCACTTCTTCCACTGAGAGAATACGCACCTGATGATTGTTGACAGTATAAACTTTATTGACGGAGCGCTCGGAAGCAGATAATATCAGCTCTGTGTACGGAATATTCCTCTGATGAACAACCTCTATCATCTTTCGCCCGACAAGTCCGGTTGCTCCTATGATGGCCAGTTTCATTAAAATCGCTTTTTTGTTAAAATTTTAACTACTTAATTTTGTTGTAAAGATACCATCTGCAATTGGATTGAGTCATTATTCTTCTGTATCCCTGTATTTTTTTTCAGTATTTTTACAGTCGAAAAAAATAATGCTGTAAGCCTTAAATCCAAATATGAAAGTAAGATTTAGCAGTCTTTTCATCATCGCAGTTCTGTTTTGCCTGAATGTCCGGGCACAGTTGTCTGATAATTTTCAGGATTATAATTTCGATAAGAATCCGGAATGGTTTGGAAATACAGGAAGTTTTAAAGTGAATGACCTCCTGCAGCTTCAGCTCGACACCTCAGGAAGCGGGACCAAATTCCTTGCTACACCCAACCAACTGATTGACAATACGGAATGGAATTTCTGGCTTAAACTCAACTTTGACCCCTCAGCCAGCAATCAGGTTAAAATTTATTTATGCAGTGACAACCAGGATCTTACAAAACCTTTAAACGGTTATTTTATCAGAATAGGAGAAAATCTTTCATTAGACGACATAGTTCTTGTCAGACAATCCGGGACTAATGAATATCTGATTATTGACGGTATTGACGCCCATGCAGCCAAAACACCAATTCTGAGAATCAAAGTATTGAGAGACAATGCAGGCAACTGGCAATTGTTCAGCGATACATGCGGTGGAAAAAATTTTAAACCGGAAGGAAGCGGATTTGATACGATGATTAAAAATACTTCGTGGTTCGGAGTCGTTTGCAAATTCACATCCTCAAATGCCAAAAATTTCTTTTTTGATGACTTTTACATCGGGCCGGAACAAAAAGACACAATACGCCCCGAAATCAAATCCTTTAAAATTAATAGTAAATATCACCTCAGTTTATTTTTTACAGAAGAAATTGATACGGGAGACGTTAAAATCAGTTGTTTTTCAGGAATTTATCCCATCGTTCCTTCATCCTTTTCAATTATCAGTTCATCACAGATTGATGTTTT contains the following coding sequences:
- a CDS encoding aspartate-semialdehyde dehydrogenase gives rise to the protein MKLAIIGATGLVGRKMIEVVHQRNIPYTELILSASERSVNKVYTVNNHQVRILSVEEVIKLKPDVALFSAGAEASLQYAPIFAGQGCFVIDNSSAWRMNENIPLVVPEVNGSVLNIHSLIIANPNCSTIQLVVAAYPLHLRYGLKRMIISTYQSVSGTGMKGINQLFGERRQVNVEKVYPYPIDMNCLPHGGKFYDNGYTTEEIKLVEESRKIMNLPELEVSATVVRVPVVGGHSESVNLEFEKDIDMAEVTEILKNSAGIVVQDDPASNIYPMPLTSFDRDEVFVGRLRKDLYRNNGLNMWIVADNVRKGAATNAVQILEYLISNHIVDAGA
- a CDS encoding cytochrome b5 yields the protein MQEHEKLYTRAQLALRNGQDLPEIWIAFKGIVYDVTNSRYWKRGMHYEHWAGQDLTDEFKDAPHSEKVFERLKKVGKLSK
- a CDS encoding glycosyltransferase family 4 protein, coding for MIKILVISNYSNSLSSRPEAEIFLSLDKNRFQLTVMTDEHTEYAEKFRESGIKVIHYIPFRKVSKKEIAFIRNVVKEGKYDIVHVFTGKAIINCILAVRKLKTKLLLYRGYTGNIHWYDPLAYLKYLHPRVDGIICNSTSVKLSIDHNNLFSKRKTVVITKGHDPSWYTNVSPADIHSLGVKKGSYVFITSGNARKMKGFRYLLKAMDMLPEDADIQLIIAGGDENFITKFSRKLHKNKEKVIFAGYRKDLLSVVAACDAFISSSVKGESFNKSLAEAIMLGKPAIITGIEGNKGMVIHEKTGLIVPARNARALADAMLQFYHHPEKSALLGIEGKAHLSQNYSFHSTVRQYEYYYTSLIDK
- a CDS encoding 30S ribosomal protein THX, with translation MGKGDPKTKRGKIFRHSYGKYRKRKAQTALKATAPSEEIREMVSEEDVAEVTKKVEKKVAEKVSKAKKPAPKKAKKENPETENSAEQEEQTPATE